One Hippoglossus stenolepis isolate QCI-W04-F060 chromosome 9, HSTE1.2, whole genome shotgun sequence genomic region harbors:
- the LOC118115136 gene encoding interleukin-1 beta → MESKMQCNVSQMWGPKMPQGLDLEISHHPMTMRRVVNLIIAMERLKDGVSEAVLSTSFRDESLLNIMMDSIVEEHIVFERSSSPPDQFSRTGVYPCNISDSQKRNFLLVQNSMELHAVMLQGGSDNRKVLLNMSTYVHPSPTIEARPVALCIKDTDLYLSCHHEDGVPTLHLEPVEDKTSLKTITRESEMVRFLFYKRDSGVNISTLMSARFPDWYISTSEYENRPVMMCQESTQSYQTFNIQRQS, encoded by the exons ATGGAATCCAAGATGCAATGCAACGTGAGCCAGATGTGGGGCCCCAAGATGCCACAGGGACTGGACTTGGAGATCTCCCATCATCCAATGACCATGAGGCGCGTGGTCAACCTCATCATCGCCATGGAGCGGCTGAAGGACGGCGTGTCGGAGGCGGTGCTGAGCACCAGCTTCAGAGATGAAAGCCTGCTCAACATCATGATGGACAGCATCGTGGAAG AGCACATTGTGTTTGAGAGAAGCTCGTCTCCACCAGATCAATTCAGCAGGACGGGCGTGTACCCGTGCAACATCAGCGACAGCCAGAAGAGGAACTTCCTTCTGGTCCAAAACAGCATGGAGCTCCACGCCGTGATGCTGCAGGGCGGCAGCGACAACCGCAAAG TTCTTCTCAACATGTCGACCTACGTGCACCCTTCACCCACCATCGAAGCCAGGCCTGTGGCTCTGTGCATTAAAGACACAGACCTCTACCTGTCGTGCCACCATGAGGATGGAGTGCCCACCCTGCATCTGGAG CCAGTGGAGGACAAAACCAGCCTGAAGACCATCACCAGGGAAAGTGAGATGGTGCGATTTCTGTTCTACAAGCGGGACAGTGGGGTGAACATCAGCACCCTCATGTCGGCCCGCTTCCCCGACTGGTACATCAGCACATCAGAGTACGAAAACAGACCAGTCATGATGTGTCAGGAGAGCACCCAGAGCTACCAGACCTTCAACATCCAGCGTCAGAGTTAA